From Vigna unguiculata cultivar IT97K-499-35 chromosome 5, ASM411807v1, whole genome shotgun sequence, the proteins below share one genomic window:
- the LOC114183626 gene encoding dirigent protein 9-like, producing the protein MCVYITVRIIFINNKSSSQIPVKHTLHQYKFFECKMANVEHNGNTCQITLWLLFLTTTFLIANSARILDEVEAQPQAIGNLAASGTVNPSFITGPVTTSQQAGPATTLPINQTPAATTTPLVVPATTLPSGQTPAATSISPVAAEESGDEDDNADPPVPETEAPPEDIPPVPTPTPEVLPAIPNATPVTPNPVAKESSFSFFMHDILGGSRPSARVVAGIVANTDVTGLPFSKLNNNLFPITGGIPLVNPKLNGIITNNNLPNLVGLSGAQSSTVFKNSGTSNTVTGGDNQPFVSAGNLPAGFTIQKLMFGSVTVIDDQLTEGHELDSAVIGRAQGFYLASSLDGTSQTILLTIMVHGGEHDQHHEGLEDSISLFGIHRTASTESEIAVIGGTGKYENAKGYASLETLLKEDQHTTDGVDTILHFNVYLTE; encoded by the exons atgtgtgtatatataacagtccgaatcattttcatcaataaCAAATCTTCCTCTCAAATCCCAGTGAAACACACCCTCCACCAGTACAAGTTTTTTGAGTGTAAAATGGCGAATGTTGAACACAATGGTAACACTTGCCAAATCACCCTCTGGCTTTTGTTTCTAACCACAACCTTTCTAATTGCCAACTCTGCAAGGATCCTAGATGAAGTAGAAGCCCAACCCCAAGCCATAGGTAACTTAGCAGCATCTGGAACTGTCAATCCTTCCTTCATAACAGGTCCAGTTACCACTTCACAACAGGCAGGTCCTGCCACCACTTTGCCGATTAACCAAACACCTGCAGCCACAACCACACCACTG GTAGTTCCTGCCACCACTTTGCCAAGTGGCCAAACTCCTGCAGCCACCAGCATCAGTCCTGTTGCTGCAGAAGAATCTGGAGATGAAGATGACAATGCCGACCCTCCAGTTCCGGAAACAGAAGCTCCACCAGAGGACATTCCTCCGGTGCCAACTCCTACACCAGAAGTGTTGCCAGCTATCCCTAATGCAACACCTGTGACACCAAATCCTGTGGCAAAAGAGTCATCCTTCTCTTTTTTCATGCATGACATTCTTGGGGGGTCACGTCCATCAGCAAGAGTGGTGGCAGGAATTGTGGCAAACACTGATGTCACTGGCCTACCATTTTCCAAGCTCAACAACAACCTCTTCCCAATTACTGGAGGAATCCCCTTGGTCAACCCTAAGCTCAATGGCATCATCACCAATAACAACCTCCCAAACCTTGTTGGCCTCAGTGGAGCACAATCCTCCACTGTGTTTAAGAACAGTGGCACCAGCAACACTGTAACTGGCGGCGACAACCAGCCATTTGTCTCAGCAGGTAACCTCCCTGCAGGATTCACCATCCAGAAGCTCATGTTTGGATCGGTGACAGTGATTGATGATCAGTTAACAGAAGGGCATGAGCTAGATTCTGCTGTGATTGGAAGGGCACAAGGATTCTACTTGGCAAGTTCATTGGATGGCACTAGCCAAACCATTTTGCTGACCATTATGGTGCATGGTGGCGAACATGATCAACATCATGAAGGATTAGAGGATAGTATAAGTCTCTTTGGGATTCATAGAACAGCTTCAACAGAATCTGAGATAGCAGTGATTGGTGGAACTGGGAAATATGAGAATGCAAAAGGCTATGCTTCACTTGAGACCCTTCTGAAGGAGGACCAGCACACCACCGATGGAGTGGACACCATCCTGCATTTCAATGTCTATCTCACTGAGTAG